The segment ATCCAGGTGCCGCCGCTGCGGGAGCGGCGCCAGGATATTCCGCTGCTTATCGAATATTTTTTGAAAGAACTGGCCGCCGAACCGGATGGTCAGCAAAAGATCCTTACTCCTGAGGCGGTGGAGATTCTGCAGAATCAGCCTTGGCCGGGCAATGTCCGGGAACTCAAAAATTTTGTCCAACGCCTGGCCATCCTTAGCCCCGGGCGGGTCATCGATGTCGAACACCTACCGGTTGAACTTCGGCAGGAAGGTCAAAAATCCCCAGAAAGCTGGCCGCTGTTTCAGATCAACTCCCTGAAAGAGGCCCGGGCCCGGTTTGAGAAGGAATTTATCCGCCGCAAACTGGCCGAACATCAAGGCAACGTCAGCCTCACGGCCGAGGCCATCGGCCTGGAACGTTCCCACCTCTACAAAAAGCTGAAGGCCTACGGCCTGGACCCCGGCCTGGAACGGGACGCCAGCGAAGCGAATTAATTGATTGAGACAAGATAAATAAATGTTCGATAACAACAGTATAGAAGGATGCGAGCATTGCCCCCTTTTTCCTATGCGAACCTCAGGGCTGTGAGGGGCCCAAAAGTCTCATGATATCGTTGTAGAATACCACAAACATCAATACCAGGATGATCATCAGGCCGATGGATTGGGCCATTTCCCGATGCTTGAGTTTGATCGGCTTGCCCCGGATGGCCTCCAGCAGGAAAAAGAATAGATGACCGCCATCCAGCATGGGGATAGGCAGGATATTCAACAGGGCCAGGTTGACGCTCAGTACTGCCATGAAATGAATCAGATTGGACACCCCCATTTCGGCCTGCTGCCCGGCCACCTGAGCGATCATGATCGGACCGCCCAGGGATTTGAGGGGAATCTTCTGGGTGATGAGTTTGACCACGCTGACGGTGGTGACCTCCAGAATCCCCGCGGTATAGGTGACCCCCCTCCAAAAAGCAAACAAGGGGTTCACCTGTTCGAACTGGGGGTTATTTGACACCGCCACCCCGATCAAGACCTCGGAAACCTTTTCGCCAAAGATGTTGGAGGTTTCCAGGCGCCGTGGAGTTAAGGTGAGACGAAACTTTTCCTCTCCCCGCTGAATGGTCAGATCCAGGGGTTTCTCACCCGATTGCCGGATCATACGGGCCATTTCCTCCCAGCGTTCCACCGGTTGCTGGTCGATACGCAGTATCCGGTCGCCCGGCTGCAGACCGGCTTCGGCGGCCGGCGAGTCAGGCTGCACCCCGCCGATTTCAGTGGTGAAATAAGGAATTCCCGTGAAGCTGAAGGTCAGGGTGAGCGCCACTATGGAAAAAAACAGATTAAACAAGGGGCCGGCAGCGACAATGGCGGTACGTTGTCTCAGGGGACGATTACTGAAGGATTTGGGGATCAGATACTCCGGAATCTCCTCGCGGGGATTTTCCCCCACCATCCTGACATAACCGCCCAACGGGATCACCGAAAGTCGATAGTCGGTTTCGCCGATCTGTTTGTGCAATAATTTGGGGGGGAATCCCAAAGAAAAGACCTCCACTCCCACTCCGTACCATTTGGCCACCAGGAAATGGCCTAATTCATGGACGAAGATCAGGATGCCGATAACCACAATGGTTGCCAGGACTGTTGTCATTACTGATTTACTCCCTCCTTCGGGCCGGGCGATGCGGAACACGCCCTTGACGAAACACTTCCCTTTATGATTGACCTATCAGGGTTTGGGCGAATTTTCGGGCCCAATCATCCGCTTCCAAGACTTGCGCCAGGGAAGTGAGTGGCTCAACCTGATGTGCCTCCATGGTCTGAGCGATAATCCGGAAAATGCCCAAAAATGGCAATTTTTCGGCCAGAAACGCGGCCACCGCTACTTCATTAGCGGCGTTGAGCACGGCTGGCGCGGTACCCCCGGCCCGGGCCGCCTCATAGGCCAACCCCAGGCTGGGAAACCGTTCCAGGTCCGGGGGTTCAAAAGTGAGTTGCCCGATTTGAAATAAATCTAAAGGCGGCAAATCCAGCGGTAGCCGCCGCGGATAGGACAGTGCATAAGCAATCGGGACCCGCATATCGGGGATGCCTAACTGGGCAATCACCGAGCCGTCGATGTACTCCACCAGGGAATGGATGATGCTTTGCGGGTGGATATGGACCTCAATGCACTCGGGCGGCAACTGGAACAAAACACTGGCCTCGATCACCTCCAACCCCTTATTCATCATGGTGGCGGAATCAATGGTGATCTTGGGTCCCATGCTCCAGTTGGGATGGTCGAGGGCCTCCGCCGAAGTAACGGTCGCCAACTGCTCCAGGGAGTGACGTAAGAACGGCCCGCCCGAGGCGGTCAGCCAGAGACGCCGGATGTCTTGGGCCCGATGTCCTTGAAGCGACTGAAAAATAGCGCTATGTTCGCTGTCAATGGGGATGATCGTTGCACCCTGCTGCCGGGCCGTGGCCATTACCAAAGGGCCGGCCATCACTAATGTCTCTTTGTTGGCCAGGGCCACTGAGATGCCGTGCTCCAGGGCTGCCAGGGTGGGTTGCAGACCCACGGCTCCCACCATGGCCGAGACCAGAAGCTGGTTGTGCGGGTCCGTGGCCAGGGCCACGGCCCCCTCGGTGCCGACCATGATTTCTGGGCCAGGGGTGTAGGGCAAGAGTTCTGCCAGGGTCTGGGCGGTATCGGCATCCTGGACCGAGACCCGGGACGGCCGGAAGCGGCGGATCTGTTCGGCCAATAGCCGGGCATTTTTCCCCGCGCCCAAACCTACCACCGTAAATTCCGCCGGGTACTGGGCCGCCACTGCCAGGACATTCTGGCCGATCGACCCGGTAGACCCCAGAATTGCCAGATTTTTCAAACTATTCTTACCTCATTTAAAATTCTAACTCAAACAATTAAAGTTTGCAAAAAATGATCATGCCCTTGATTCGGGTAAGGGGTAGGAAGTTATAAAAATCCCCAACCCTTCAGAAGCAGATAAAGAGCTTTGGTTGATCAATGTGATTAAAAATAACATATGGTTTGTTTCATCAGGAAAAACAGCTTGATATAATAAACTCCGGCCGCGGCGAACAACAAACTATCCAGGCGGTCCAGCAGTCCGCCATGGCCCGGCAGCAAATGCCCGCTGTCCTTGATCTGGGCCCGCCGTTTGAGCATGGAGACAAACAGGTCTCCCAACTGTCCGATCAGGGCCAGGACCAGCGTCACCCCGACCAGGGTCGGGACATTGATCCCGCCGAGGAGCCAGCGGCCCACCGCCACTCCCACCGCTAGGCTGGCGATAAGCCCTCCCAGGGAGCCATTCACGGTTTTGCCGGGGCTG is part of the Deltaproteobacteria bacterium genome and harbors:
- the rseP gene encoding RIP metalloprotease RseP gives rise to the protein MTTVLATIVVIGILIFVHELGHFLVAKWYGVGVEVFSLGFPPKLLHKQIGETDYRLSVIPLGGYVRMVGENPREEIPEYLIPKSFSNRPLRQRTAIVAAGPLFNLFFSIVALTLTFSFTGIPYFTTEIGGVQPDSPAAEAGLQPGDRILRIDQQPVERWEEMARMIRQSGEKPLDLTIQRGEEKFRLTLTPRRLETSNIFGEKVSEVLIGVAVSNNPQFEQVNPLFAFWRGVTYTAGILEVTTVSVVKLITQKIPLKSLGGPIMIAQVAGQQAEMGVSNLIHFMAVLSVNLALLNILPIPMLDGGHLFFFLLEAIRGKPIKLKHREMAQSIGLMIILVLMFVVFYNDIMRLLGPSQP
- a CDS encoding 1-deoxy-D-xylulose-5-phosphate reductoisomerase — translated: MKNLAILGSTGSIGQNVLAVAAQYPAEFTVVGLGAGKNARLLAEQIRRFRPSRVSVQDADTAQTLAELLPYTPGPEIMVGTEGAVALATDPHNQLLVSAMVGAVGLQPTLAALEHGISVALANKETLVMAGPLVMATARQQGATIIPIDSEHSAIFQSLQGHRAQDIRRLWLTASGGPFLRHSLEQLATVTSAEALDHPNWSMGPKITIDSATMMNKGLEVIEASVLFQLPPECIEVHIHPQSIIHSLVEYIDGSVIAQLGIPDMRVPIAYALSYPRRLPLDLPPLDLFQIGQLTFEPPDLERFPSLGLAYEAARAGGTAPAVLNAANEVAVAAFLAEKLPFLGIFRIIAQTMEAHQVEPLTSLAQVLEADDWARKFAQTLIGQS